The Bombus vancouverensis nearcticus chromosome 3, iyBomVanc1_principal, whole genome shotgun sequence genomic sequence GGACAATCCATATATCTACAAAAACTTAGCATACTTTTGTAACTCTGAATAACATTAACGCATTCTTTGGGGCTACAAGATCTGTTCTCATAAATCGTGGAAGTAATTGTTGAAATATAGCTGTGTAGGCTAGTAGATTATGTGCTATGAAAGGCATCCATCTATATGCATCATGTATCtttcctctctcttcctcttctgcTTTActgtaaaaaagtaaaataatttgtaataataatttctcaACAGACCTTTTACTATATATACATACCCTTCCTTAGTATACGTTATACTAGGGAAATATCTCCATGGTTGAATAAAACTTAACCAAGCTTCAAGAATCAATCTAAAGGAACTATCTAATGGCCAATGATGTATGGCTTTCCGAAGGAATGTGTAGATTTTACCTTGAACAGAAGGCAAAATAATTCTGAAATGGTAAAAATATAGATTATAGTAttagtataatatttaattgttgTTTAATTCTTTTTTGATTATGTATATACCGTTTAAGTTCATCCATCGCACTTTTGTCGCCTATCGTGCTATTTGCAAATTCGTGCAAAGTTTTTATAAATGCTCGCACTAAACGTATATGCTCTCCGGAATGGATGCTGTGCTGTAATTAAAGTTACatagaaatgtatatatatattttacgaaaaaaTTTCAAATGTAAACTTACTCGACGTGGAACGGACGCAGAATATGATGTGCTTATTCGTGGATTTAATTGATCATCTTCTATGTATTCTACCCAAAAGTCGAGAAATACTTGCACTACGGTTTCACTTCTCCAAACTTGCGGTAAACATTGTTGCTGTGGTACGCTCGTTGTAGAATTCGGAGATCCTGGTGATAATATCGACGTTCTCAAAAGTCGCGGTGTTTGCATTCTGTAATAATTTCTGATTTTTAACTTATTGTCTAGTTCTAAAGAAGTgcctttttatttatatatcccTTATTAAAGTATCTTTTGTTTTGCTCCAAGAATACCTTTTAGATTCGGGTGATTGTACTAATTTCCGTTGAGGTGTTTTCCTAATGTATGGACTAATTATTGGCAGAACTGGAGAATTATCTTTAGGTAGAAAATGGTATAAATAGCAGTGTGCTAATTGAACGTAAACAGTTTCCCAATTGATCCAAATATTCTCCTGTTGCTGCACCTGCAGCCAGGGATTTGTCAAATGATATGCAAAGTGGAAGATATAATATTCAAAGGGATatgtataactgttaagaatttaccttacacaaatttttaaaaatatttcatgaaattattaaacagaaatataaaaaggatactCATATTTAAAGCAGATACACCACGTGTACCCTGGTCATCTCTGATTTTGTCTAGATAAAATGGGGGTATTACTCCTTCCTCTAACATCGAACGTATCTTTACCTGAAATAAAAAAGACGTATATGAAActtaatttttgtttattttataattgtcAATAATGTATAGATCTATTTTTACATACAGGTAAAAATGAAACTGGGAAGTTATATTTCAAGTAACAATCTGGcaataacttataacataaAGAAAAAACTGGTCCTTGTGGATTAAGAAAGTTATAAAGCGTTTCATGCTCCTGTGGATTTCTTTTAAAAGTGATGCTATGTAGTCCCCAACCAATGTTGTCAGTTATTCCGAACAGCGAGTCTACTAATATGGAAAATACATGTTGCAATTCTGTTGTGCTTGATTCATCTATCAGCGTTGCTATTTCCTTGCATCTTTGTACCAATGGCATATTTATGTATCTTTGTAGTTTGatctatataataattaatggaCTAAATTAGATAATAATGCAGTCATTGAATTAACTTACA encodes the following:
- the LOC117154081 gene encoding sphingomyelin phosphodiesterase 4 isoform X3, producing the protein MAASSDVATIKLQRYINMPLVQRCKEIATLIDESSTTELQHVFSILVDSLFGITDNIGWGLHSITFKRNPQEHETLYNFLNPQGPVFSLCYKLLPDCYLKYNFPVSFLPVKIRSMLEEGVIPPFYLDKIRDDQGTRGVSALNMNPFEYYIFHFAYHLTNPWLQVQQQENIWINWETVYVQLAHCYLYHFLPKDNSPVLPIISPYIRKTPQRKLVQSPESKRNYYRMQTPRLLRTSILSPGSPNSTTSVPQQQCLPQVWRSETVVQVFLDFWVEYIEDDQLNPRISTSYSASVPRRHSIHSGEHIRLVRAFIKTLHEFANSTIGDKSAMDELKRIILPSVQGKIYTFLRKAIHHWPLDSSFRLILEAWLSFIQPWRYFPSITYTKEGKAEEEERGKIHDAYRWMPFIAHNLLAYTAIFQQLLPRFMRTDLVAPKNALMLFRVTKVLSQPFLAKIICEIESHMDDVGLRSRVSTNQWTSTVRQQILELEGPTYQYVLMFSMATISQVVCLLGTIKQAHLTATSLIDALEKKRKNRPFLLALWEFFNGEDYSSDDIGIEERRRVPVYLANAQQQLIDIFEIKVEDIPQVAIEADQEYHESILSTSFCHQSQMDSSLDTSKPGVFVPNQKDRQTCQYIEYMGDPELQPVRSNECALLVRNLYKLCTYINVKYRHKITKMYHRRGFFGSICRQILQSPTKVVKLPKRTQTGLSSGYEERIPPRLSLRPLANYSLLVIISLGTFIAWFTNYGVFTVLGFAFALWFVYIIIRATLEPWTRSNRNTFRANTTAFSMN
- the LOC117154081 gene encoding sphingomyelin phosphodiesterase 4 isoform X2 translates to MNLIFYHFYPQNMHFESIKFLKSWEILLGKKFLMLIKLQRYINMPLVQRCKEIATLIDESSTTELQHVFSILVDSLFGITDNIGWGLHSITFKRNPQEHETLYNFLNPQGPVFSLCYKLLPDCYLKYNFPVSFLPVKIRSMLEEGVIPPFYLDKIRDDQGTRGVSALNMNPFEYYIFHFAYHLTNPWLQVQQQENIWINWETVYVQLAHCYLYHFLPKDNSPVLPIISPYIRKTPQRKLVQSPESKRMQTPRLLRTSILSPGSPNSTTSVPQQQCLPQVWRSETVVQVFLDFWVEYIEDDQLNPRISTSYSASVPRRHSIHSGEHIRLVRAFIKTLHEFANSTIGDKSAMDELKRIILPSVQGKIYTFLRKAIHHWPLDSSFRLILEAWLSFIQPWRYFPSITYTKEGKAEEEERGKIHDAYRWMPFIAHNLLAYTAIFQQLLPRFMRTDLVAPKNALMLFRVTKVLSQPFLAKIICEIESHMDDVGLRSRVSTNQWTSTVRQQILELEGPTYQYVLMFSMATISQVVCLLGTIKQAHLTATSLIDALEKKRKNRPFLLALWEFFNGEDYSSDDIGIEERRRVPVYLANAQQQLIDIFEIKVEDIPQVAIEADQEYHESILSTSFCHQSQMDSSLDTSKPGVFVPNQKDRQTCQYIEYMGDPELQPVRSNECALLVRNLYKLCTYINVKYRHKITKMYHRRGFFGSICRQILQSPTKVVKLPKRTQTGLSSGYEERIPPRLSLRPLANYSLLVIISLGTFIAWFTNYGVFTVLGFAFALWFVYIIIRATLEPWTRSNRNTFRANTTAFSMN
- the LOC117154081 gene encoding sphingomyelin phosphodiesterase 4 isoform X4, producing MAASSDVATIKLQRYINMPLVQRCKEIATLIDESSTTELQHVFSILVDSLFGITDNIGWGLHSITFKRNPQEHETLYNFLNPQGPVFSLCYKLLPDCYLKYNFPVSFLPVKIRSMLEEGVIPPFYLDKIRDDQGTRGVSALNMNPFEYYIFHFAYHLTNPWLQVQQQENIWINWETVYVQLAHCYLYHFLPKDNSPVLPIISPYIRKTPQRKLVQSPESKRMQTPRLLRTSILSPGSPNSTTSVPQQQCLPQVWRSETVVQVFLDFWVEYIEDDQLNPRISTSYSASVPRRHSIHSGEHIRLVRAFIKTLHEFANSTIGDKSAMDELKRIILPSVQGKIYTFLRKAIHHWPLDSSFRLILEAWLSFIQPWRYFPSITYTKEGKAEEEERGKIHDAYRWMPFIAHNLLAYTAIFQQLLPRFMRTDLVAPKNALMLFRVTKVLSQPFLAKIICEIESHMDDVGLRSRVSTNQWTSTVRQQILELEGPTYQYVLMFSMATISQVVCLLGTIKQAHLTATSLIDALEKKRKNRPFLLALWEFFNGEDYSSDDIGIEERRRVPVYLANAQQQLIDIFEIKVEDIPQVAIEADQEYHESILSTSFCHQSQMDSSLDTSKPGVFVPNQKDRQTCQYIEYMGDPELQPVRSNECALLVRNLYKLCTYINVKYRHKITKMYHRRGFFGSICRQILQSPTKVVKLPKRTQTGLSSGYEERIPPRLSLRPLANYSLLVIISLGTFIAWFTNYGVFTVLGFAFALWFVYIIIRATLEPWTRSNRNTFRANTTAFSMN
- the LOC117154081 gene encoding sphingomyelin phosphodiesterase 4 isoform X1, yielding MNLIFYHFYPQNMHFESIKFLKSWEILLGKKFLMLIKLQRYINMPLVQRCKEIATLIDESSTTELQHVFSILVDSLFGITDNIGWGLHSITFKRNPQEHETLYNFLNPQGPVFSLCYKLLPDCYLKYNFPVSFLPVKIRSMLEEGVIPPFYLDKIRDDQGTRGVSALNMNPFEYYIFHFAYHLTNPWLQVQQQENIWINWETVYVQLAHCYLYHFLPKDNSPVLPIISPYIRKTPQRKLVQSPESKRNYYRMQTPRLLRTSILSPGSPNSTTSVPQQQCLPQVWRSETVVQVFLDFWVEYIEDDQLNPRISTSYSASVPRRHSIHSGEHIRLVRAFIKTLHEFANSTIGDKSAMDELKRIILPSVQGKIYTFLRKAIHHWPLDSSFRLILEAWLSFIQPWRYFPSITYTKEGKAEEEERGKIHDAYRWMPFIAHNLLAYTAIFQQLLPRFMRTDLVAPKNALMLFRVTKVLSQPFLAKIICEIESHMDDVGLRSRVSTNQWTSTVRQQILELEGPTYQYVLMFSMATISQVVCLLGTIKQAHLTATSLIDALEKKRKNRPFLLALWEFFNGEDYSSDDIGIEERRRVPVYLANAQQQLIDIFEIKVEDIPQVAIEADQEYHESILSTSFCHQSQMDSSLDTSKPGVFVPNQKDRQTCQYIEYMGDPELQPVRSNECALLVRNLYKLCTYINVKYRHKITKMYHRRGFFGSICRQILQSPTKVVKLPKRTQTGLSSGYEERIPPRLSLRPLANYSLLVIISLGTFIAWFTNYGVFTVLGFAFALWFVYIIIRATLEPWTRSNRNTFRANTTAFSMN